TTTTTTCTGAATAAAGAGTGGGTTGCATAATATTTGCTTCAATTATACTTTATATGCTTTTTTTGTTCTTAGTTTTATGACGCAGGGCTGCATACACCACTGCATAAAAACAGATATTACAGGGACCTaagctaaaaaaattaatttgtataAACTTACATAATAGTGGGATTGGCTTAACATCTCTTTTTGAAGGCCCATACTGTTAGCGATTCAGTCTGAATGGCATGTCTGACTGGTTTATTGGAATTGCTGCATGCCATAAGACTGAATGAGGACAAAGAGAAATTCATGTATAAAGTACTTTTACCATACTGAACTAATTAAAGCTTTTACTTTTATCATTaaaaatattctatatattgCTAGCTTGAAAGCAGAATGGCTATACAGCCAAGGCAAAGGGAGATCGTATAGGCTTGGCCAGCACATTCCACTAGTCCAGTACCTGGCAACTGTGTGTCCTTTAACTTCAGCACATGGTCTTCAGACAGAAGAGGATGCAAAGTTGGAAAAAATTTTGAATAAACAGAGGTAAATGTTATGTACTGtgtacatattaaatataaaccTTGCAGGTAAATCTGCCGTATATAAATAATCCTGTATTTGCTGTAGTTACATAAATATACTACATGTTTGAAATTGTTTTGTTAATGTGCTCTATGGTTTGTAGTcagtaataattttttttagatacTTTAAATTGTTATTTAGATTTTGATAATTCAGTTAGTTTTAAACTAATACACTGAGTTTTCTGGGTGACAAGATAATTGTAGATCAATTGCTAATGCTGTTCTTTTCTTGGCTAGATTGCACCAGAAGCAATTACTGCATCAAACACGCAGTGAAGGCTACCTCACCTCATCTACTCCCAATAAAAGGCTACCACTCTCACCTGAACAGCAAAGCCCAACACATGTATTACAGAATGGTAGGTAACTGTTTCAATTTGAATCCTAACTGTAATATGCCTTTTGTCAATAGTCCCCACATTTTTTCCCATGCGTATAAATCTTTTAGCAAGCTGTTTTCACAATGAGTATTGGATGAACAATCcctttttaatgtattaaaaaggCATATGTATGGTTTTatagaacagaataaaaaaacagaacttgtttttgttttcttttagaaCCCACAGTACAAGTAAATAATTGGCTATGGTCAAACAGTTCTGAGGATCACTCCTACGCTGTTAGAAATATCTGTTCCAGTTCCCCAGGGCCATCGCATTACAGTAGTCTTTATATGGAAGACATCCAGACAGATGAAGACAAACTCAACTGCAGTCTTCTTTCCTCAGAATCTACCTTTATGCCTGTTGCTCCAGGCCTTTCCCCTGTTTCACCAACAGAAGAGTTTAGGGTTCCAGCCATAAAATCTGACCTACTGCTCAATGAAACTGTGATAGAGTTTAACAAAGACAGCACTGAAATGCCCCCCACTGCAACTACAGAAATGTCAAAGCTAACTCAAGATCAGACAGCAATGCAAGATGATCAATCATGTGTCTATCCAGTTATCCAAGATGAGAATTTAGCAGAAAATATAATTCATTGCGAGACTTCCATTAGTGTTGAGAGTACGCAGATTTCAAATGGCCAAACATGTCACAGTATAATAATGAATAGTAAACAGTCTTCTGTTCTGGACCAAGATGCAAGCcacctaaataaaataaacacagctGCTACAAAAATTCAATCCTGTTGGAGAGGTTTTTATGCAAGAAAGTATAACCCAAAAGTTAAAGATGTATGCTATGAAATCCGACTGAGCAGAATGCAGGAGCACATTGTATTCTTAACAGAAGAAGTCATTAGGTGAGTTTCTACTTGTTATTGGTTAATgtgtaaataccatttttattatttactacaCTGACCtgctttgaacaaaaaaaaaaaagaattttctcaAAAAGCATAGCCCAAACAAATTTCTAGTAACAGCTATGTGCTCTATAGCAGTGACACAGTTAGCCAGAATGACTTCAGTTTTTGACATCCAGGATAGTAGTAGTTTTGATATCAATTACAACGGACCTCCTTGCcagttttattatttgcagtggAAAGGGAAAACACTTGTAGCAACATGGTCTTCCAATGCAGTTACTGAAGAAAATTCTTTATTCTTTAGCATTGTTTTTTTAGTCAAAATTGTTTTTCCAATGACAGTAAATAAGTAGCTTATAAATCTGGTCCCTTGTGTCTGTGCTGTAggctaaaaaaagagaaagaagaggaGCGAATACAAAGACTTGTGCAAGGGGAAGCCGTGAGGTACCTTTGGGAACAGGTATGTTTTGAATTACTTTTTTACTCTTTAACAATTTACGTAcattatattgcaaaatataatattttccaGTGTGACTAGTGTAAGATCTCATCACACTGCATAATCACGCTCTGTGTGATAAGACAAAGCTTTCCAGTTAGgtagtttggagtaaaaagattttttttttttttttatctattttgaattgtttaaaatgtgtgctttccaaaaaaCATTGCTATTCTGAAGTAAGGTTATCAAATGTTGAATGAAAAACTGGGGAAAGGTAGTGTGGTGTGGCCATTTTAAATAATTGGGCAAAAGGCGCATTTTCCCAGGGCCACCTGTAAACGGGGCCAactagcacacctttcatctaggataacttttggcagaagtgGCAGACCCTTCATTTTAATTAAGTCGAAGAGCTCTACAGTAGTGtgattattttaatttatttgcctttttcttgtggcatcaccattttgtaatTTGCTCCCTGTGCTGTCAGTCCATGGTGGCACACCTAGGCATCATGTCTACTTCCTTAAcagcagaccatttcttcactggctGCCTTACTGTATTGAACCTCATGTACTTATGACAAATTTCCTGGTGCAGTCGGGGCCCGCCAACTAAATTTTACCCAGGGCCTGTTGGTACCGTAAAGCGGCCCTGAGGTGCCGTGTACTTTGCACGCTGAGGATTTTTAGGCCGCATCTACCTTTTGCCACACCCCTTAAATCACTTCTATTCAATAGatactttttttataatttgaaaCAACAGCTTCATTCTAACCTTCTCCAGAACACATTGCAGcataaaagctgaaaagatggGAATGGAACCAGGGTAGCACAGCTATAACACCTGCGACACATTGACATTACTGTAATTGCTCCATTAACCTACCATACCCACTTtccacacatttttctttttattttcttatgcTTTATCCTTCTTTTTCCATCTGCTTTTTTGCTCTATACATTTTTCTCccctgcacctttttttttttttttttttttttttgcaacttgcaTGCTGCATTTTGCAAGGTATAAATTGGTTAGACTGCctctcttgtgccccttagtgttttagcATTTGAAGTAGTAAAGATGCAGTGGCAAGCTGCAGATTcaggcccttcagaccaatttgtaaacttatctgcttgtgtattgGTCCCTCCAACGggtctacccaaccaatatctgcgcAATGATGCTGTCCTCAATCCGACTGCCTACATAGCAGCAGTTATGATCTTATCATTGGCCTAAGCTCCAAGCAATTGGGTCTGCTTGGTATTGTAAACCCCAAGGTGGGCACGTCTTTGAAAGATATGCTTGTTTGGAGACCTTgataaacaagtggatcttcatgtgtgtggccagctttagacaaaaAAGTAGGTCTGTTCTTGCAAGGTTGTGTAGCAGCTAGTGATTTTCCTTTAGTAAAATACACCAAAAACTTCAGATTAAAATTTCTCTTCTATTTCACAGGTACAAGCCATACAACAATGGCAAAATACAGTAAAATGGCAAACTGCCAATGGTTGTAATGATTTTCAACCACTCAGTAATTCAAAGCATGACAATCCTGTTTTGGAAGAGATACCTTCTTGTAATGCTTTAATCCCTGAAAAGCTGAATAGAAAAACATCACCAGACATCCCAGACTCTGGGTTTCACTCTGTCATATTGAATCACTGCACCCTGAAT
This sequence is a window from Xenopus tropicalis strain Nigerian chromosome 2, UCB_Xtro_10.0, whole genome shotgun sequence. Protein-coding genes within it:
- the cep97 gene encoding centrosomal protein of 97 kDa, translating into MAVAHLACESQGSMVDLSGQGLQKLSPTLPFGNDTQTLILDKNQIIKLEHMEKCRNLVQLSVANNRLVRMMGVAKLIHLRVLNLPHNSIGYVEGLKDLVNLEWLNLAGNNLKIIDQINSCTSLQHLDLSDNNISQIGDLSKLKSLKTLLLHGNNIASLRAASACLPQSLTILSLAENEIRDLNEVAFLAGLADLEQLSIMNNPCVMATPSIPGFDYRPFIVSWCLNLKVLDGYVVSQKESLKAEWLYSQGKGRSYRLGQHIPLVQYLATVCPLTSAHGLQTEEDAKLEKILNKQRLHQKQLLHQTRSEGYLTSSTPNKRLPLSPEQQSPTHVLQNEPTVQVNNWLWSNSSEDHSYAVRNICSSSPGPSHYSSLYMEDIQTDEDKLNCSLLSSESTFMPVAPGLSPVSPTEEFRVPAIKSDLLLNETVIEFNKDSTEMPPTATTEMSKLTQDQTAMQDDQSCVYPVIQDENLAENIIHCETSISVESTQISNGQTCHSIIMNSKQSSVLDQDASHLNKINTAATKIQSCWRGFYARKYNPKVKDVCYEIRLSRMQEHIVFLTEEVIRLKKEKEEERIQRLVQGEAVRYLWEQVQAIQQWQNTVKWQTANGCNDFQPLSNSKHDNPVLEEIPSCNALIPEKLNRKTSPDIPDSGFHSVILNHCTLNSTEKNSSEESEYSQPSLDTVRHYNDKAPDSPSEHDLTREEQSHSSKESFTSEQDSSLLQQYLKSVEQLDETEDNTSYSDRTEESRPEITNCSDNSDLSCSISHFLPENSKQENTDIHSNLPSIDDGQSTQKTCDSGLPVPQPELVL